In Phlebotomus papatasi isolate M1 chromosome 1, Ppap_2.1, whole genome shotgun sequence, the following proteins share a genomic window:
- the LOC129809757 gene encoding PHD finger protein 12 isoform X1 produces MEYDLDTSGGLMPVIQELIKPPDEEGGKSNKKTTHPYYKRPGRGHNHDSCDACREGGNLICCDRCPSSFHLGCHDPPLYEEDIPSGQWLCHTCRMTQKPGSTKSDSADRGSKDEGSGPASPGDAESKEPKEPKEAPQIKRICKRSTSRTSVSSDSSVTEKNKKAPELPVKKLTPMEELIRAASILNPRQFELPREMEMHHQFPGDDKLEPSGCQKNGTSKKPQRRTKPHELDPNGLVPLPARTCFVCRKSCKRAPLVACDFCPLLFHMDCLDPPLAALPTGVWMCPNHPEHFVDWKLVQSDSHSERIKLWNKFTGPVDQETVKAQFLRRAYSQNPPFRVKLKAKPRDVAEIPEMIVYHYQNPPKLLPSLRSVIRYEVVKKRKLEEKVSRRKTLVIDEDLEALSQAIREDEKPEALKAEEEIKAEIPEEEIKEEPCQEAEDAEIDRELGHLDGNLIKMLAYQRLQQIMSENPDLIGRVHYRNVAKSIRELSRTNPLKGTPLPSELLSSSDIARIASLFESPLKEDKSRICEMIYGHQIPAEVLSARSRHPLGQEKIRARAVLTPVGDILYSMKWSSAYSLSGGVYMRYRKLTIGSGPGSDLLLDNFGRCRQTSRKHAVIFFDDATQQFELLNYSEFGTEVNGQLFSLDFTEHPLTSEEQAAKRRKSPELPPEEPKKKTKRRKKHKKEPEKEAEKGPNEEDIENLVRDVIDRKRGIKRVHLKVDDTAKMSAPEQYPCNCTSRSPLVAGWEGSAILKHGYLLRFGCLAFVFSIIELEASEDQDSA; encoded by the exons A tgGAGTACGATTTGGACACTTCCGGAGGCTTAATGCCG GTGATTCAGGAGTTGATTAAGCCGCCAGATGAGGAAGGAGGCAAGAGCAACAAGAAGACTACGCATCCGTACTACAAGCGTCCGGGAAGGGGACACAATCATGATTCCTGTGATGCCTGCCGGGAAGGTGGAAATCTCATCTGTTGCGATCGCTGTCCATCGAGCTTCCACCTCGGTTGTCA TGACCCTCCTCTGTATGAGGAAGACATTCCCAGTGGGCAGTGGCTCTGTCACACTTGCCGGATGACCCAGAAACCTGGTTCAACCAAGAGCGATTCAGCAGATCGCGGGAGCAAAGATGAGGGCTCCGGGCCAGCATCTCCAGGAGATGCTGAGTCCAAAGAACCCAAGGAGCCCAAGGAAGCTCCTCAGATCAAGAGGATCTGCAAGAGGAGCACTTCCCGGACTTCGGTGTCCAGTGACTCGAGTGTCACGGAGAAAAATAAGAAAGCCCCGGAGCTTCCAGTGAAAAAACTCACGCCGATGGAAGAGTTAATCCGGGCAGCTAGTATCTTGAATCCCAGGCAATTTGAGCTTCCGCGGGAGATGGAGATGCATCATCAGTTCCCGGGAGATGACAAACTGGAACCTTCGGGATGCCAGAAGAATGGAACTAGCAAGAAACCTCAAAGGAGAACAAAGCCTCATGAACTAGATCCCAATGGATTGGTCCCCCTTCCGGCTAGAACTTGCTTCGTCTGCCGGAAGTCCTGCAAGAGGGCGCCACTTGTGGCTTGTGACTTCTGTCCCTTGCTCTTCCACATGGATTGCCTGGATCCTCCACTGGCAGCACTTCCCACGGGAGTTTGGATGTGTCCCAATCATCCTGAGCACTTTGTGGACTGGAAACTGGTCCAGAGCGACTCCCACAGCGAGAGGATCAAGCTGTGGAATAAATTTACAGGGCCAGTGGACCAGGAAACTGTCAAGGCTCAATTCCTGCGGAGAGCTTACAGCCAGAATCCACCGTTCCGGGTGAAGCTGAAAGCCAAGCCCAGGGACGTGGCTGAAATCCCAGAGATGATTGTCTATCACTATCAGAATCCTCCGAAGCTGCTACCATCCCTGAGGAGTGTCATTCGCTACGAAGTCGTCAAGAAACGGAAGCTAGAAGAGAAAGTGTCCAGGAGAAAAACCCTGGTGATTGATGAAGATCTCGAGGCTCTGTCTCAGGCCATCCGGGAGGATGAGAAGCCTGAGGCACTGAAAGCCGAAGAAGAAATAAAAGCCGAAATTCCCGAGGAGGAAATCAAGGAGGAGCCGTGTCAGGAAGCTGAAGATGCAGAGATTGACAGGGAATTGGGACATTTGGATGGGAATCTCATCAAAATGCTGGCATATCAGCGTCTGCAGCAGATCATGAGTGAGAATCCAGATCTCATTGGGCGAGTGCACTACAGAAATGTGGCCAAGTCCATTCGTGAACTCTCCCGGACAAATCCTCTCAAGGGAACTCCCCTGCCCAGTGAACTCCTCTCTTCCAGCGATATCGCCCGAATTGCCAGTCTCTTCGAGTCTCCGCTCAAGGAGGACAAATCCCGGATCTGTGAAATGATCTATGGCCATCAAATCCCAGCAGAAGTCCTCTCGGCCAGATCCCGCCATCCGTTGGGGCAGGAGAAAATCCGGGCTAGAGCTGTCCTCACTCCAGTCGGCGATATTCTCTACAGCATGAAGTGGAGCTCGGCTTATTCTCTCTCCGGCGGCGTCTATATGCGCTACAGAAAGCTCACAATTGGCTCAGGTCCCGGAAGTGACTTGCTCCTGGACAATTTTGGTCGTTGCCGGCAAACTTCGCGGAAGCACGCAGTGATCTTCTTCGATGATGCAACGCAGCAATTTGAGCTGCTGAATTACTCAGAATTTGGCACAGAAGTCAATGGGCAGCTCTTCTCACTGGACTTCACGGAGCATCCGCTGACGTCGGAAGAGCAGGCGGCGAAACGCAGGAAGTCTCCGGAATTGCCGCCGGAGGAGCCGAAAAAGAAGACAAAACGCAGGAAGAAGCACAAGAAGGAGCCAGAGAAAGAGGCTGAAAAGGGACCGAATGAGGAGGATATTGAGAATCTGGTCAGGGACGTGATTGACAGGAAGCGTGGCATCAAGAGGGTTCATCTCAAAGTGGACGATACTGCAAA GATGTCAGCTCCTGAGCAATATCCCTGCAATTGTACAAGTCGATCTCCCTTGGTTGCTGGCTGGGAGGGATCTGCCATCCTCAAGCACGGCTATCTGCTGCGCTTCGGTTGTCTGGCGTTTGTCTTCTCGATCATCGAGTTGGAGGCATCAGAGGACCAGGACAGTGCATAA